Proteins found in one Propionispora hippei DSM 15287 genomic segment:
- the sdhB gene encoding succinate dehydrogenase iron-sulfur subunit, with translation MAETKKKVHFIIERQDGPTSQPYTEEFEVDYRPALNVVAALMEIQKNPVTKDGKKTTAVVWECNCLEKVCGACMMVINGKAQQACAALIDHLEQPIRLAPARTFPVIRDLMIDRSVMFESLKKVQAWVKVDGSWQIHNDAPRQNPKTADTAYEISRCMTCGCCMHACPNVNSGSDFIGPAPMVQAHLFNLHPTGEYNKEDRINALMQKGGISSCGNSQNCVQACPKDIKLTEYIAKLNRDANKQALLNMLNK, from the coding sequence CAGCCTTACACGGAAGAATTTGAAGTAGACTATCGCCCGGCACTTAATGTGGTTGCGGCGCTGATGGAAATTCAGAAAAATCCTGTAACGAAGGACGGCAAGAAGACAACGGCTGTTGTTTGGGAATGCAATTGTCTCGAAAAGGTATGCGGCGCCTGCATGATGGTTATCAACGGTAAGGCACAGCAAGCATGTGCCGCTCTGATTGATCATCTGGAACAGCCGATCAGACTGGCTCCGGCAAGAACCTTCCCCGTTATCCGGGATCTTATGATTGACCGTTCGGTCATGTTTGAAAGCTTAAAAAAGGTACAGGCTTGGGTAAAAGTGGACGGCAGTTGGCAGATTCATAATGATGCTCCCCGTCAAAACCCTAAGACTGCCGATACAGCTTATGAGATTTCCCGTTGCATGACCTGCGGCTGCTGCATGCACGCTTGTCCGAATGTAAACTCCGGTTCCGATTTCATTGGACCGGCTCCGATGGTGCAGGCTCATTTATTTAACCTGCATCCTACCGGCGAGTACAATAAGGAAGACCGTATTAACGCATTGATGCAAAAAGGCGGTATCAGTAGCTGCGGCAACAGCCAAAACTGCGTACAGGCTTGCCCGAAAGATATTAAGCTGACCGAATATATTGCCAAGTTAAACCGTGATGCTAACAAACAAGCTTTGCTGAACATGTTAAATAAGTAA
- a CDS encoding methyl-accepting chemotaxis protein, with protein sequence MHIRSLGVKGKIMAIVAMIVLVAIGATVGPILYLQTEKMYQSYQNEALSSSRAMEEMFSESERKTKAVANLAALLPGLAEAAYAGDGPKLLQLIQDVPKSGVDYVTVTDKNGVVLARTHSSKTGDSIANIYAVQQAMIGNTSTTVENSPATPLSIRTCLPIRLPGGQVVGTLSVSIDGAQQTLVDKVKEIYQVDATVFGGDTRVSTTVMKDGQRAIGTKASGAVIAKVLQEKAIYTGVADVNGKPYVTAYRPILGAQDGTVGMLFAGKSLEQYYADRNHQIFVTVIAALAVLVLCLGLSYWLTKIFCVPLEKLTVAVKAFSQGNLSVTVDHVATDEFGTLAQGFNNMGTELRKLVGMVNSQAEQLAASSEELTAGTEQSALASQQVATSITQVAEGAAMQLAAVEESVQSIRQMSDLVQHAAEQMEQVAAEAAETSAKATQGDAMVKQAVSQMDHIKSAVGTSAELVTVLGSRSQEIGQIIDTISGIAGQTNLLALNAAIEAARAGEQGRGFAVVAEEVRKLAEQSQAAAQKITELINEIQRDTEQTVQAMHNGTKEVGNGAKIVMAAGNAFQEIERRISRINSSVGTLSVSMQEINQSNKAVVGNIDKIDSLSKAAAAEAETVSAATEEQSASMEEMAASSRGLADMAQNLITAVGKFSI encoded by the coding sequence ATGCATATTCGTAGTTTAGGAGTTAAAGGAAAAATCATGGCAATTGTCGCCATGATAGTATTGGTGGCCATCGGAGCAACCGTCGGGCCGATTTTGTATTTACAGACTGAAAAGATGTATCAAAGCTACCAAAATGAAGCGCTAAGCAGTAGCAGGGCCATGGAAGAAATGTTTAGTGAAAGTGAACGGAAAACAAAGGCGGTGGCTAATTTAGCAGCTTTGTTGCCGGGACTGGCGGAAGCCGCTTACGCCGGTGACGGGCCTAAACTTTTGCAATTAATTCAGGATGTACCGAAAAGTGGTGTCGACTATGTTACGGTTACCGATAAGAACGGTGTAGTTCTGGCCCGGACTCATTCCTCAAAAACGGGGGACAGTATTGCTAACATCTACGCGGTGCAGCAGGCCATGATCGGTAATACGTCCACTACAGTGGAAAATTCCCCGGCTACGCCGCTAAGCATTCGAACTTGCCTTCCGATTCGTTTGCCAGGCGGACAGGTTGTGGGAACGCTTTCCGTTAGTATTGACGGAGCACAGCAGACATTAGTGGATAAAGTAAAAGAAATTTACCAGGTGGATGCAACTGTTTTCGGTGGCGATACCCGGGTAAGCACCACGGTGATGAAGGATGGGCAGCGGGCGATTGGAACCAAAGCCAGTGGAGCCGTCATTGCCAAGGTATTGCAGGAAAAAGCGATCTATACGGGAGTGGCCGATGTAAACGGCAAACCCTATGTTACGGCGTATCGCCCCATTTTGGGAGCCCAGGATGGGACGGTAGGCATGCTGTTTGCCGGAAAGAGCCTGGAGCAGTATTACGCCGATCGCAATCACCAAATTTTTGTTACCGTTATTGCGGCATTGGCTGTGCTGGTATTATGTCTTGGTCTATCTTATTGGTTGACTAAAATATTTTGTGTTCCCTTGGAAAAACTTACTGTGGCCGTGAAGGCATTTAGTCAAGGCAATCTGTCGGTTACGGTTGATCATGTAGCGACTGATGAGTTCGGTACACTGGCTCAGGGCTTTAACAATATGGGGACCGAATTGAGAAAGCTGGTCGGTATGGTAAATAGTCAGGCGGAGCAATTGGCGGCCTCCTCGGAAGAGCTTACCGCCGGGACAGAACAATCAGCCTTGGCCTCACAACAGGTCGCGACCTCTATCACTCAAGTTGCCGAAGGAGCGGCTATGCAGCTTGCAGCCGTGGAAGAGAGTGTGCAGTCCATCCGCCAGATGTCGGACCTTGTTCAGCATGCGGCAGAGCAGATGGAGCAGGTTGCCGCCGAAGCGGCTGAGACATCGGCAAAGGCTACGCAAGGTGATGCTATGGTTAAACAGGCTGTGAGTCAAATGGATCATATTAAAAGCGCTGTAGGTACCTCGGCTGAACTTGTGACCGTGCTGGGAAGCCGTTCGCAGGAAATTGGACAAATTATTGACACGATTAGCGGTATTGCGGGACAAACCAATCTACTTGCCTTGAACGCTGCGATTGAGGCGGCAAGAGCGGGCGAACAGGGACGGGGATTTGCGGTTGTGGCGGAGGAAGTACGGAAATTGGCGGAACAGTCCCAGGCAGCAGCTCAAAAGATCACCGAACTGATCAACGAAATCCAGCGGGACACCGAACAAACGGTACAGGCTATGCACAACGGCACGAAGGAAGTCGGGAATGGTGCAAAAATTGTCATGGCTGCCGGTAATGCCTTTCAGGAAATCGAGCGAAGAATTTCCCGGATAAACAGCAGTGTAGGCACGTTGTCTGTTTCTATGCAAGAGATTAATCAAAGTAACAAGGCAGTGGTTGGCAATATTGATAAGATTGACAGTCTTAGCAAAGCAGCTGCTGCGGAAGCCGAAACGGTATCGGCAGCGACTGAGGAGCAGTCGGCGTCTATGGAGGAAATGGCGGCCTCAAGCAGAGGTCTGGCGGATATGGCGCAAAATCTGATAACGGCGGTAGGAAAATTTAGTATTTAA
- a CDS encoding DUF535 family protein, with protein MRQYIEISHELYATKTLENYWRRPVFVVRALLHNRHMQELIHFFAADSMLKHLPLTRKYAFEQAARHWFYRQSNFWGRIKLIKEHYSLFVSLIKKDALQHIYSGGSVILWEQDYKGGRLQMEVCFHDCHKKEGLLAIELKLDGERIQQVTFWGGYETGQEPAIWIGALQGAPDGRQMNHDLTKFCFGYRPHNLVLYAVRCFVRELGFRHIYAVSNYGFYTGNHLRLDRKLKRSLDMFWQEIGGTLTEDRRFFALPLEELRKDLSEVKSHKRNLYRQRFAMLDCVDAAISEAIATKLIGQ; from the coding sequence ATGAGACAGTATATTGAGATCAGTCATGAATTGTATGCGACAAAGACTTTGGAGAACTATTGGCGGCGGCCTGTATTTGTTGTTAGGGCATTGCTTCATAACAGGCATATGCAGGAATTAATTCACTTTTTTGCCGCTGACTCCATGCTTAAGCATTTACCTCTGACCCGCAAATACGCATTTGAACAGGCAGCGAGACACTGGTTTTACCGGCAGTCCAATTTTTGGGGACGAATTAAATTAATAAAAGAGCATTATTCCTTGTTTGTGTCCCTGATTAAAAAAGATGCTTTACAACATATCTATTCGGGAGGCAGTGTCATTCTTTGGGAGCAGGACTATAAGGGAGGACGGCTGCAGATGGAAGTATGTTTTCATGACTGTCATAAGAAGGAAGGCTTGCTGGCAATCGAATTAAAGCTGGATGGAGAACGGATTCAGCAAGTGACTTTTTGGGGAGGTTATGAAACCGGGCAGGAACCGGCTATATGGATTGGCGCATTGCAGGGAGCACCCGACGGGCGGCAAATGAATCATGATCTGACTAAATTTTGCTTCGGCTATCGTCCGCACAATCTGGTGCTGTATGCCGTTCGTTGTTTCGTCAGAGAGTTGGGCTTCCGGCATATATATGCGGTATCCAATTATGGGTTTTATACCGGCAATCATCTGCGGCTGGACCGTAAGCTGAAACGGTCACTGGATATGTTCTGGCAGGAGATCGGCGGGACGTTGACCGAAGACCGGCGTTTTTTTGCTTTACCTCTAGAGGAGCTGCGTAAGGATTTGAGTGAGGTCAAATCCCACAAACGCAATCTTTACCGGCAGCGTTTCGCGATGCTGGACTGTGTGGATGCTGCAATCAGTGAAGCTATTGCAACAAAATTAATAGGTCAATAA
- a CDS encoding DUF421 domain-containing protein gives MVGSEFLRDTWQTSLVFLSLLIFTRILGNTQIGQLTLYEYISGITIGSIAANVAAADPDKTLSHYYDLVLFVLLTYLISHLTIRSRRLRKLIDGSPTVVIENGRIMTANMGKLRYDLDELNGQLRQQGILDPAEVQYAVVETSGNLSVIKKSDYQTVTRSDIKLASQDPTFPLELIMDGEVIYKNLQGNYSLDWLNGQLAGKGITSPDKVSYAAIDSKGKLYISPAPSPAKI, from the coding sequence ATGGTCGGATCAGAATTTCTTCGTGACACCTGGCAAACCTCGCTGGTGTTTTTAAGCCTGCTTATTTTTACCCGTATTTTAGGTAACACACAAATCGGACAGTTGACCTTATATGAATATATCAGCGGCATTACCATCGGTTCCATTGCCGCCAATGTAGCCGCAGCCGATCCGGATAAAACCCTGAGTCATTATTACGATCTGGTCCTGTTTGTTCTCCTTACCTACCTCATTTCTCATCTGACCATCCGGAGCCGCCGGTTACGCAAACTCATTGACGGTTCTCCCACAGTAGTTATTGAAAATGGCCGCATTATGACTGCTAACATGGGAAAACTCCGTTACGACCTGGATGAACTGAACGGGCAGTTGCGCCAACAAGGCATTTTGGATCCTGCCGAAGTGCAGTACGCCGTAGTGGAAACCTCCGGTAATCTAAGCGTTATAAAAAAATCCGATTACCAAACGGTAACCAGAAGCGATATCAAGCTAGCCTCGCAGGATCCGACTTTTCCTCTTGAACTGATCATGGACGGCGAAGTAATCTACAAAAACCTGCAAGGAAATTATTCTCTCGATTGGCTGAATGGGCAGCTTGCCGGCAAAGGAATTACCAGTCCCGATAAGGTCAGCTATGCAGCGATTGATTCCAAGGGAAAACTGTATATCAGCCCGGCACCGTCCCCGGCCAAAATCTAG
- a CDS encoding two-component system sensor histidine kinase NtrB: protein MYSAEAAASKLVHYSREDEYKDYFETTTTGILYLDSNGRIKNLNREAERICGIDRKRVLGKQAEQVFQDFGYKFLKVFSPADCDNLYTTSVRINVNEQALYLHINALKLTGSNGETTGMIVILQDVSAVRAAIKQIQTTQMLVSLGELAAGVAHHVRTPLTTLSGYLQVMLGRLENDQYTVKRDTLEVLLDEVSYINDVVKELVLFAKPPVNKEPQVDINRILHEALLLTFKDLGGEKINIHKQLATNLPLVALDINLVKQAVVNIMQNSLEAMAEEGTLTVKSWLNSELNMLVIGIYDTGNGIPTEILSRIFEPFYTTKLDRMGLGLPIAHRIISEHGGFIHVNADEQGGTKVKIYLPIVDDRLRRLTVVHQQLLNLQ, encoded by the coding sequence ATGTATTCAGCGGAAGCGGCAGCCAGTAAGTTGGTACATTACTCTCGTGAAGATGAATATAAAGATTATTTTGAAACAACGACGACCGGCATTCTATACCTCGACAGTAACGGGAGAATTAAAAATTTAAATAGAGAAGCAGAACGGATTTGCGGCATTGACCGGAAGCGGGTACTGGGAAAACAGGCTGAACAGGTGTTTCAGGATTTCGGCTACAAATTTCTGAAAGTATTTTCACCTGCTGATTGTGACAATCTGTATACTACCAGTGTAAGAATCAATGTAAACGAGCAGGCTCTCTACCTGCATATTAATGCACTGAAGCTAACCGGATCAAATGGGGAAACGACAGGCATGATCGTCATTTTGCAGGATGTTTCGGCGGTCCGGGCAGCGATTAAGCAAATACAGACAACACAGATGCTGGTTTCGCTGGGCGAATTGGCTGCCGGTGTGGCTCATCACGTCAGGACGCCGCTTACCACGCTGAGCGGTTATTTACAGGTCATGCTGGGGCGTCTGGAAAACGATCAGTATACTGTAAAGCGCGATACCCTGGAAGTATTGCTGGATGAAGTGTCCTATATCAATGATGTGGTAAAGGAACTGGTGTTGTTTGCCAAACCGCCGGTGAACAAAGAACCGCAGGTAGATATTAACCGGATTTTGCACGAGGCGCTGCTGCTTACTTTTAAAGATCTGGGTGGTGAAAAGATTAATATTCACAAGCAATTGGCGACCAATTTGCCCTTAGTTGCCCTGGATATTAATCTGGTTAAACAGGCCGTCGTCAATATCATGCAAAACTCCCTGGAAGCTATGGCGGAGGAAGGGACGCTAACCGTGAAGTCCTGGTTGAATTCGGAATTGAACATGCTGGTCATTGGGATATACGATACGGGCAACGGAATCCCAACTGAGATCTTGTCGCGGATTTTTGAACCTTTTTACACGACCAAGCTTGACCGGATGGGGCTTGGGCTGCCAATTGCCCACCGTATTATCAGTGAACATGGCGGGTTTATCCATGTCAATGCCGATGAACAGGGCGGTACGAAAGTAAAGATATATCTGCCCATTGTCGATGACAGGCTCCGCCGGTTGACGGTCGTGCACCAGCAACTGTTAAACCTGCAATAA
- the ppx gene encoding exopolyphosphatase: protein MTERIAIIDLGSNSARLIVMHVYEKGAYNLVYNQKESVRLSEGMNATLHLQPEAIGRALSTLKIFAHMCQLFQVDKIIGVATAAVRNAKNGDQFIALAERETGILLDVISGELEAELGFIGAMNTIDLTDGLLFDLGGGSTELTLVKNRQIKQSISLPFGAVTLTERFGLQDKVNDAKIAELQAFIQAQLASLPWLKRIFAPLVGIGGTARNIAKIDQRLKNYPFAKVHNYRLGPLSFDQILELIDKTSLAQRRKLPGLSSERADIIIAGVNIVKGLLDITQAPQLVISGCGVREGLFLQYYQAKYQQPPIMKNILEHSTHNVLLAHEGDPNHAYHIAALAETLFDGWQDHLALRSGDKKLLKVAALLHDIGITINYYDHPRHSSYLIENARLFGLTHREQILAAVIAGWHNGTSAKYYRNRIYSEFLDEGDWHIARKLAMLLAIAECLDVTQMGLVKTVQALIKTKAAVLKLYLSEPAPIERQALQKCDKWIKKDLGLALEIEECFI, encoded by the coding sequence GTGACAGAACGGATTGCAATCATTGATTTAGGCTCCAACTCCGCCCGCCTGATTGTCATGCATGTTTACGAAAAAGGTGCCTATAATCTGGTCTACAATCAAAAAGAGTCGGTACGGTTAAGCGAAGGCATGAATGCTACTTTACACTTACAGCCCGAAGCCATTGGCCGGGCGTTAAGCACGCTAAAAATTTTTGCTCACATGTGTCAGTTATTTCAGGTGGACAAAATCATCGGCGTCGCCACCGCTGCTGTCCGCAACGCCAAAAACGGCGATCAGTTTATCGCTCTGGCGGAAAGGGAAACCGGTATCCTGCTGGACGTAATCAGCGGTGAACTGGAAGCAGAGCTGGGCTTTATCGGCGCAATGAACACTATCGACCTTACGGACGGCCTGTTGTTTGATTTGGGTGGCGGCAGCACGGAGTTGACCCTGGTGAAAAACCGGCAAATCAAGCAAAGCATCAGCCTGCCCTTTGGTGCCGTTACGCTGACCGAACGCTTCGGTCTGCAGGACAAAGTCAATGATGCCAAAATCGCCGAATTGCAGGCCTTCATCCAGGCTCAGCTTGCCAGCCTGCCCTGGCTGAAGAGAATCTTTGCTCCGCTGGTCGGCATCGGCGGCACGGCCCGCAATATTGCTAAAATAGACCAAAGGCTTAAAAACTATCCCTTTGCCAAAGTACATAATTACCGTCTGGGCCCTCTGTCTTTTGACCAAATCCTGGAGCTGATTGACAAGACCAGCCTGGCTCAGCGCCGCAAACTGCCCGGACTTAGCAGCGAGCGGGCTGACATCATTATCGCCGGTGTTAACATCGTCAAAGGGTTACTCGACATAACCCAGGCCCCTCAGTTGGTCATCAGCGGCTGCGGTGTCCGGGAAGGGCTGTTCTTGCAATACTATCAAGCCAAATACCAACAACCCCCGATCATGAAGAATATTCTGGAGCATAGTACCCATAACGTCCTGCTGGCTCACGAGGGAGATCCAAATCACGCCTATCATATAGCGGCCCTGGCTGAAACCCTGTTTGACGGCTGGCAGGATCATCTGGCACTCCGGTCGGGCGACAAAAAACTGCTGAAGGTGGCAGCCTTATTGCACGACATCGGCATCACTATCAATTACTATGATCATCCCCGCCACAGTTCATACCTAATTGAAAACGCCCGCCTATTCGGTTTGACACACCGCGAGCAAATACTGGCTGCCGTCATTGCCGGCTGGCACAACGGCACTTCGGCCAAGTACTACCGCAATAGAATCTATAGTGAATTTTTAGATGAAGGGGACTGGCATATTGCCCGGAAGCTAGCCATGCTGCTGGCCATCGCCGAATGCTTGGACGTCACCCAGATGGGCCTGGTCAAAACGGTACAGGCGTTGATAAAAACGAAGGCCGCCGTCCTCAAGCTGTACTTAAGTGAACCGGCTCCGATTGAACGCCAAGCCTTGCAAAAGTGTGACAAGTGGATCAAAAAGGATCTTGGCCTGGCACTGGAAATCGAGGAATGTTTCATATAA
- a CDS encoding Ppx/GppA phosphatase family protein, with product MSGKAPDLFAAVHIGSEQISLQIVEYKSLQDIKVIERANYQMVLGEETFKTGQISFSAVSELCELLKGYRRLLAEYGVTEYRLVATTAIREADNQQYIIDQIRVKTGFRVEVAGMTQEIFYKYVALYRRMQEAQLANRTDAVLFVDISSGGLGITLYKQGALIYQQNLHIGILRIKESFEKHQRESLHFHKALEEFIYSVIAPVQEELGRHQIKYLVLSGLETNLLLSILGREPQEAVSYISLHDFYQLYKQVVNLNLSQIIDIFNLAENKADMVLPTIILYRQIMALTDVEQIVIANDQFIDGITTLYIAENTKDAWLQDIEAQLVSLARSFARRYRYNEAHAEKVEEIALIIYDRIVKLHGMGKRERLLLKVAAILHDIGKFINLRRHYLYSYRLILSSDILGFSEEEKIIMASVAYYHSKGTPSDFESGFNSLTKEQKVTVAKLAAILRLANSLDCTHRQKIVKCTASFNEEMLFVAVEAREDISLEEWTFEDKARFFENVFGIRAILKRQAG from the coding sequence ATGTCAGGAAAGGCTCCTGACCTGTTTGCCGCCGTGCATATCGGGTCAGAACAAATCAGTTTACAAATTGTGGAATATAAAAGCCTGCAGGATATTAAAGTAATTGAGAGGGCCAATTATCAAATGGTCCTGGGAGAGGAGACCTTCAAGACCGGACAGATCAGTTTCAGCGCGGTCAGTGAACTGTGCGAGCTGCTTAAGGGCTACCGGCGCTTGCTGGCAGAATACGGTGTTACGGAATATCGGCTGGTGGCTACGACAGCCATCAGAGAAGCTGATAACCAACAATATATTATTGACCAGATCCGGGTAAAAACGGGCTTTCGCGTGGAAGTAGCCGGGATGACCCAGGAAATTTTCTATAAGTATGTGGCACTTTATCGCCGGATGCAGGAGGCTCAATTAGCCAACCGGACAGACGCGGTACTGTTTGTGGATATTTCGTCAGGCGGTTTAGGCATTACCTTATATAAACAGGGCGCTTTAATTTATCAGCAGAATCTTCATATTGGCATTTTGCGTATTAAGGAAAGCTTTGAAAAGCATCAACGGGAATCGCTGCATTTTCATAAAGCCCTGGAGGAATTTATTTATAGCGTCATTGCGCCGGTTCAGGAAGAGCTGGGCAGACATCAAATTAAGTATTTGGTGCTGTCCGGCCTGGAGACCAATCTATTACTGAGCATTTTGGGGCGGGAACCGCAGGAAGCAGTTTCTTATATCAGTTTACATGATTTTTACCAATTATATAAGCAGGTTGTTAACTTAAATTTATCGCAAATCATTGATATCTTCAATCTGGCTGAAAATAAGGCCGATATGGTGCTCCCTACTATTATACTATACCGGCAGATTATGGCACTAACCGATGTGGAACAAATTGTTATTGCCAACGACCAGTTTATTGATGGAATTACTACCTTGTATATTGCGGAAAATACAAAAGACGCCTGGTTACAGGATATTGAGGCGCAACTGGTCAGCTTGGCACGGAGTTTTGCCCGCCGGTATCGCTACAACGAAGCGCATGCGGAAAAGGTGGAAGAGATCGCGCTGATTATTTATGACCGGATTGTAAAGCTCCATGGCATGGGGAAACGGGAGCGGCTGCTGTTAAAAGTGGCGGCTATTTTGCACGATATCGGTAAATTTATCAATTTGCGCCGCCATTATCTTTACTCCTACCGGTTGATTCTGTCTTCGGATATATTGGGCTTTAGCGAGGAAGAAAAGATTATTATGGCCAGTGTGGCCTATTATCACTCCAAGGGAACGCCGTCGGATTTTGAAAGCGGCTTTAACAGCCTGACCAAAGAGCAAAAGGTGACAGTAGCGAAGCTGGCGGCTATTTTGCGGCTTGCTAACTCACTGGATTGTACACACCGGCAGAAAATAGTGAAATGTACGGCTTCCTTTAACGAAGAGATGCTGTTTGTCGCCGTAGAGGCAAGAGAGGACATTTCGCTGGAAGAGTGGACTTTTGAAGATAAAGCGAGATTTTTTGAAAATGTCTTTGGCATCCGGGCAATTTTAAAGAGACAGGCAGGTTGA